The Microcaecilia unicolor chromosome 3, aMicUni1.1, whole genome shotgun sequence nucleotide sequence gccacgctcatgctcacccatgccccgccttcgctaagccgccgacaccccccccttgaactttcgctggcgaggcgacgggaaagcggcgattctgtcaaaaacgccgcttttgattataccgatttcgccgcttttaagaaatcgccggccatctcccgatttatgtcgggaaatggctggcgatcactttcgaaaataagcctgattgtgatttttattttgctttgtgtgCTGAAATAAGGTATAGAACCTCTTACACAGGTACGAATATGCTCTGACATTGTAAATAATTGGAAATGTTGAATAGTGTCCTAATAGATGGAAAGCTGCAATAAGGGACAAATTAATTGACCAGACCAAAAATAACTGACTACTTTTGCATTATGTagtaggatggtgtacaaaaaccAAGGGTCCTGAACGCTTTTCCCAGGCTTTGAGGGATTTATAAGGACCCGATCCCTCCATTCTGGTACAATATGTAGATGATTTACTTGTGTTTGCTGATAGTTCACTGTGCTACATCCCTGGGCTCTGTACACTACCTTACGCCTGACTATTACCCGCTTTCTTATATAATACAGGATAATTATCTACGCATTTACCATGGATCAAAGGTCGCTTATGCATCCATTCTTTTATGCACTCCCTAGCCACATGGCTGTTATCTCTGAATGCATTCTATATCCTAATAACCCCCATTTCTTTGCCTTCAACGTAGCACTGGTAATCTATTCCATTGACatacctttccttttttttttgtccgaGCACCCTACTATGGCCTCTTATTGATCACTATCTGTTTTTAATCTTTTTTGTGTTTCACTCTCCTTATACTTTATTGAAGTGGGTTCGtttcttttactatttttttcttCACACACATTTCAAGAGTGCATTTTGTTTCCCAGTATGTTATCCTTTGCTAATCATTCAATATCATATTATGTATTCCAGTGAACAAGGGATTACTTTAAGTATGGTGttcagaatgtggtaacagcggttagctaatctgggtttaaaaggtttggacaagttcctggaggaaaagtccatagtctattaagatggacatgggggaagccactgcttgccctgagactggtagcatggaatggtgctactaattgggtttctgccaggttcttgtgacctgaattggccactgctggaagcaggatactgggctaaaaggCTGCAGCTCCTGCAGGACTCGTGGTAaacgctctgccaaaaaggaaggtcttgagacgtTTCTTAAAGGTCGGATGATCTGAAATGATTTTGATCTCCCAaggcagcccgttccacagttgagtgctgagataaggaaaAAAGGAGCCATAGATGATAGATTTATCACATTCTTAAtgctgaaatggtttctctcacgTAGGAGTCCTTTTTTGAACTATCAGTGAAATGCTTTCTCTCTTGTATGAATCCTTTCATGCCGTTTGAGCTCAGGCAtacttttgaaacatttatcacattctgtacatttatatgGTTTCTCTCTTGTATGAACCCTTTCATGCTGTTTGAGCTCAGGCAtacttttgaaacatttatcacattctgtacatttaaatggtttctctcctgtatgggtcAAGTTGTGAAGTTTTACATGTGATTTCcttgtgaaacatttatcacattctgaacacttaaatggtttctctacaCAGTGAACTGTTTTCTCTCTTGTATGAATCCTTTCATGCCGTTTGAGCTCAGACATGCTTTTGAAACATTTACCACAttttgaacatttaaatggtttctctcctataTGAATCCTTTCATGCTGTTTGACATCAGGCAtacttttgaaacatttatcacattctgtacatttaaatggtttctctcctgtatgggtcAACTTATGACGTTTTAAGGTTGATTTCCTTgcaaaacatttatcacattctgaacactgaaatggtttttctcctgtatgaatccttatGTGCTGTTTCAAATCAGGCATGGCTTTGAaacctttatcacattctgtaCATTTAAATGGTTCCTCTCCTGTATGAACCCTTTCATGCCGTTTCAGGTCAGATATGTTTTTGAAACCTTTTTCACATTCTGTACATTTAAATGGTTCTTCTCCTGTATGAACCCTTTGATGCTGTTTGAGCTCAGATAtccttttgaaacatttatcacattctgtacagttaaatggtttctctcttgtATGAGTCTTTTCGTGACTTTTCAACTCACCCTTGGTTCTGAACCATTTATCACatactgaacattgaaatggtttctctcctctaTGAATGTTTTCATGAACGTTCATACCATTCTTAGTTATgaaacatttaccacattctgaacatttaaatggtttctctcctgtatgggtGAAATAGTGAAGTTTTACAAGTGATTTCTttatgaaacatttatcacattctgaacacttaaatagtttctctcctgtgtgaacCCTTTGATGTTGTTTGAGCTCAGGTAgccttttgaaacatttatcacattctgtacatttaaatggtttcgcTCTTGTATGAGTCCCTTCATGACTTTTCAGCTCGGCCTTGGTTCTGAACCATTTGTCACatactgaacatttaaatggtttctctcctgtatgaccCCTTTCATGCAGTTTGAGCTCAGATAgccttttgaaacatttatcacattctgaacatttaaatggtttctttcCTGTATGAACCCTTTCATGCTGTTTGAGCTCAGACATGCTTTTGAaacctttatcacattctgaacacttacatggtttctctcctgtatgaaccCTTTCATGCTGTTTGAGCTCAGATAtccttttgaaacatttatcacattgtgAACACTGAAAaggtttttctcctgtatgagtcCTTTCATGAACTGTCAGCTGAGATTTCCAtctaaaacatttatcacattctgaacagttaaatggttGCTTTCCTGTATCAGACCCTTGATGCACTTTCACTGTGGTTTTCCTTACATATTTATCACATTTGGAACATTTAAATTGTTTGTGTACTGTGTGAGCTAGTTGCAGGCTCCTTTTTTGACTGACACTATCACATTTACAATAGTTAAATGGCTTGTTTCCTGTGTGAGTTATTTCAGGCAATTGCACACAGTGTttgcttttgaaacatttatcacaatgAAAACATTTAAATAGTTTATGTCCCATACGAACCATTTTATGCAATTTTACGTTCCTTTTCTCACCGACAGAATTTTCACATTCAGAACTTTTAAATGGTTTTTCACAGTATCCAGATAGGTTAGTTTTGTTAGTACTTTCACAGTCATTAATTTCAGTCCTAAGCCTGCTTACGTGGCTTCTCTTTTCTCTGTCTAATTTTTCTCCTGTCTGGGCTTCTGCTTTCACACTGCTCGGTATTATGCTACTGCTACCTCCCTGACAGTCAGCTGAAGGATCGATGCTGTCTCTGGAGGGGTCTCGGTGTTTCCATTGCTGTTTATTGCACTTTCTCACTCTTTCACTATTATTCCTAAATCCATCATctgttgaataaaaaaaaataagagtatgATCCTTAATTTTACAGCTATGCAAAACAACATACTTAAACAAAGGCGGCTGCGAGGAGGCTGCGTTCCTACTCTGGGATAGATGTAGACCCagggaaagagaaggaaaggaggtgtaatggtatcagtttattactgaaatatgtagcatgtttgctggattatatatacaccaatatatttgtgtatcttttgaatatatatgtttgtgcagcttttggagaatagtttcatttcaagcctctctctctccattcctttttaactacacacacttaacaaacacaaaagagcttcctctgccctcccacctaacaaaagatggactaaggtgggcacctgaataaaacaaaggactcagaggaagcataaacaggacatttgcttgtcaaaggtatacctgcccctcccatcagcttccagacatgtgcagaaaggaaggacttgtaatgtgtatctgcccaagagactgaacaggacatcaaaagacacttgccagcaaaatccagactgtaagtctcgtgatgtcataccaggactcaggggtcgtgtgcaggcatgagactacattaaccataatgccttgcaaaatatccaagacatgcacacaccatgcttctctgctaacattataaaaggcctggaaacagcccagctcgctctcttgggacctgcctctcttggaacctgctcctcttggaacctgcctctcttgggacctgcctcctctggaaacctgcctctcttggaaactgctgctctctttggggtccgctgatgccttgctcctaaaacatgtgcttacctaatgctgttcatactgtgtaacaaggacttgtaagtaacataacttttgatctacctgctactttgttctattttacgcacagattatctgttctaagatcccttttaaaacctacctctcgtgtgcaattgtatattaaatcaatctttttgaagctaaaaatatggtctctttgtgttctgaatatatatatatatatatatatttaatttatttaatttattgcaattatcacctttggtgattggtggagaaattaatatcctaaaacttataaatacagcacctgctcttaaattataagcagtggcgagttgctctagagctatttccccaaaataaatcatttcttccaacatattaattgctggagaagtgggtagaatttcttgtaacagagGGAGCTTTgtcaggagggtgggagggggctcaaAAAATAATTCTTTTTAAAGCAATGTGGGTGCCAGCCCAATACTCAGTAGCTCATGTCCTCTGAGAGCCAGCTGGTAAATGCGAAACCCTGGGCTCCTCCGAAATGCCAccctctgacctgcccactttttttgtgagcagtcagaggcaatattcagtggtagtGCCTGCTTTAGTGCCAATTAATTTGGGGGGTCAGGTAGTCCCAGGGGATTTAAATGGACAAGAGCCTCTACTGCCCATTTCAATTGCTTTCAAGATTGGGCTTTGGATGTTCACAATTACAAACTCACTGCAAACATAAATGTCTTGAATGAGATATCCCCtaatatgtgtgtaaatgccaatattctgactATGCAATATTCTGAAAATATCCTCTTAACTTTCATAAGGAGACACTTGGTCTTCCCTGATCATTTTTCTTCCATTAGTTCCTCCAGAACAGTTCAGATGAGGGGGttttgcactcctaccagcagctgAAGAGCATTTTCTGTAATCAAAACACTAGGTTAGTTCTGAACTGCTCTGAaggaactaaagaaaagaaaagaaaagaaacctaaGATCACatgtctccttccttagcgttccTCCAGAGCAGTTCAGATGAGTGGCAAATACCATAACAGTGACCTTCACAAGGGTGGGACAGTAAATTCCATGGACTACACTCTCTATCCAAAGACTGCATCCTGTCTTGCCTGCAAATCCAAATTATaatgccttaaaaaaaacaaaagaatgccCAGGACGCCTTACAAATTTCTAGATGTGCCACTAGACCACTCCCTGCTCAGGAATGGGTTTGTCCCCTCGTAGCATGTACATTTAGCACTTCTGACACCAGGCAACCTCTAAGGCAGctgttcccaaactgtgggtcatttGCAAAATCCTCATTTGGGTTAAGAAGCAGTTAGAACAGCATTGACATTCTCCTCTTTCCCGCTACCACCGCTGCCGGGCAGCTGCAACCCATAGAGGTCCCTCTCCCTGCATTCAAGGCTCATAGTTCTGCTGGTCTTTCCCACAACTATCAGGTTCACATGTAAGATGAGAGACCCACATAGCCTGGTGATATATTACGCTGCTCCTGCCAACTACAGAGGAAAACAGGTTGAGTGTTGAGGGGGATTGAGAGAAAAAGGCATTAGTGAGAAGCAGAAACAAAGAGGAAGGGCTGCAGAACAAGGGGACAGAGAAAGAAGAGTAAGAAGAGGCTGGATGGCAAaggagacagagtgagtgagacagACATATTAAAGGAAGTATCTGGTTGATCCACTTTTTTGGGGGTCCCAGTTACCGAGTGTCCTGCTTCAAGTCGCGAGATTCAGGAAACACTCGTGTGCAGTAAACAAAGCCCAGGTTTCATGCTGCGGGATCCCTGAGGCACCTGAAAACAAAAGTAAAGGAGTGTCGTGTTTCAAGCAGCTGGATTCCCGACACGCCTGCATGTCCTGGTGAGGACGAATATTGGTGAGTTATATTTGCTTGGTCCTATGTCTAGCTTTTTGACGTAGGTGTTTTAAAAGTGCAATTTAaattgtttatgattatacctgcTTGGTCCTATGTCTAGATTTATAGCATAGGTGTTTTAAAAGAGCAATTACCCAGGATGGGTCCTACGAACTGATCAGCCGTAGGTGTTTTAAAAGATACGGGTATAAATAAGATTCCAAGTTGGTCCTAAGTCTCCTTTGTTAGAATAGGTGTTTTAAAAAACTAGGTTTATTAATAAGATTTACCGTACATATATCATGGCTGCACCTTGATCTTATCAAGTTTTGTAATATATGGTATCAGTGGAATAAAAAAACAGCCTGATCTTTATTGGCCCCCACATGGATCCTTTGATCCGAATATTCTATGCAAATTACTTAAATATGCTGAGACTCACACAACTTATTAAACATTTGCAAATTCTTAATACATGGCTTTTAACTGGAATTAAAGAATTGAATTCTCATTTTGCTACCCAGTGTTGTCCGGTTTGAAATCTTATTATTTGAAATTTCTTTTTTCCTCAAAatacttccttttttttctgctaGAGAGAATTCCTGCTAGGTGTTTGTAAATAGCTTTGTCTTCAGTTACATGCACTGCTGATAAGGATTAAATTACAGTTTTAATTCTATTCTGCTTCTTTTGAGATACTCTGGTCTAACCTTCTGTATGTGTGCCCTATAGAAATGACATAGCTATGCCAGTTGAATATTAGGATTTCATTGAACTCCACAAGATTTCTTATCAGCTGCAGAGATGGGGGATCTCCAAGgagcatatatttttttcttccttacTGGAATAGCTATGCCATGTCATTACATATGAAGTACTTCTACAGGAAACAATACATTGAAAATAACTGAAATGTTTCAATGAATTTCTGTGTCTGCATTCTGCTTAGATTGCATACTTTGATCTATGTCGCAGCATAAAATAAATAGATGGGCTGCGAAGGATGCTTTCTTGTCCTGGCCAGACAGGGAGGGTTTCTGAGCCGCCCATGAGTTTTGTGTCTGTTGTTGTGTTTGAGGTTTCAGTTTGTAGTATAAATAGGGATACATTTTAATGTGACTGTTACAGATTCTCAAACTGAGAATAAGTGAaactttcagaaaaaaaagaaacagttccttttcttttacaCAGGGTCTGCTTTATCAACTTCCTTTTTCTGGCAAATTCTGCCTTCCTTTGCTATGTAGAGATACATtagctcagtggtgtgctggagccagctcgcaacaGCTCGCCAGAgccatttgttattttttaaagaattttgggagccggttgttaaactttaacaaccggctcctaaAACTTGGGCTGGGGTGGCTCGGGTCCCTTCCTAAAAACAtcagctccagctgcctgtggcTTGGAAGTCTCACTTAGTTGTTCTCCTCCTCTccgcagcagcaaaacaaaaaaaaacagctgataaAAACCATTGCCTGGGGCCGCAGCCCTGCGTGTGCCCCTGccggctcccttcctcctccctctccaaaacaggaaattacagcctgagggaagggaggagggctatGACCCCATGCAcattttcattctgttttttttttttgttttgccctcTGTCAGTGTGACGATCACAGCTTTGGTTCCGTTCAGGA carries:
- the LOC115466870 gene encoding oocyte zinc finger protein XlCOF6-like, whose translation is MTVFSTSVKQEEDLPFVDLPESEMSEQSHPSVTNDGFRNNSERVRKCNKQQWKHRDPSRDSIDPSADCQGGSSSIIPSSVKAEAQTGEKLDREKRSHVSRLRTEINDCESTNKTNLSGYCEKPFKSSECENSVGEKRNVKLHKMVRMGHKLFKCFHCDKCFKSKHCVQLPEITHTGNKPFNYCKCDSVSQKRSLQLAHTVHKQFKCSKCDKYVRKTTVKVHQGSDTGKQPFNCSECDKCFRWKSQLTVHERTHTGEKPFQCSQCDKCFKRISELKQHERVHTGEKPCKCSECDKGFKSMSELKQHERVHTGKKPFKCSECDKCFKRLSELKLHERGHTGEKPFKCSVCDKWFRTKAELKSHEGTHTRAKPFKCTECDKCFKRLPELKQHQRVHTGEKLFKCSECDKCFIKKSLVKLHYFTHTGEKPFKCSECGKCFITKNGMNVHENIHRGEKPFQCSVCDKWFRTKGELKSHEKTHTREKPFNCTECDKCFKRISELKQHQRVHTGEEPFKCTECEKGFKNISDLKRHERVHTGEEPFKCTECDKGFKAMPDLKQHIRIHTGEKPFQCSECDKCFARKSTLKRHKLTHTGEKPFKCTECDKCFKSMPDVKQHERIHIGEKPFKCSKCGKCFKSMSELKRHERIHTREKTVHCVEKPFKCSECDKCFTRKSHVKLHNLTHTGEKPFKCTECDKCFKSMPELKQHERVHTREKPYKCTECDKCFKSMPELKRHERIHTREKAFH